The following are encoded in a window of Thunnus albacares chromosome 17, fThuAlb1.1, whole genome shotgun sequence genomic DNA:
- the pvalb6 gene encoding parvalbumin 6 isoform X2 — translation MSMTSILNADDIKKALDAFAVADSFDHRKFFEMIGLKAKSSDDVKKVFTVLDADNSGFIEEEELKFVLKGFAKDGRDLTDKETKAFLKAADKDGDGKIGIDEFAALVKE, via the exons ATGTCAATGACCAGCATCCTCAACGCTGATGACATCAAGAAAGCTCTGGATGCATTTGCAG TTGCTGACTCTTTTGATCATAGGAAGTTTTTTGAGATGATCGGTCTGAAGGCCAAGTCTTCTGATGATGTGAAGAAGGTCTTCACGGTGCTGGACGCCGACAACAGCGGCTTcatagaggaggaggagctcaa ATTTGTCCTGAAGGGTTTTGCCAAAGATGGCAGGGACCTGACAGACAAAGAAACCaaagcatttttaaaagcaGCCGACAAGGATGGAGATGGCAAGATTGGAATCGATG AGTTCGCTGCCCTTGTGAAAGAATGA